A window from Centropristis striata isolate RG_2023a ecotype Rhode Island chromosome 4, C.striata_1.0, whole genome shotgun sequence encodes these proteins:
- the slc46a1 gene encoding proton-coupled folate transporter, with translation MDEPDTAEILPADLLSATSTDGETNGSFAHKEEAEVPTTRSVRPPCSCSLPVSVEPVLFLSMFSLALQAPLSTQYLWDRISEDLGYNGSKRSECTNGSGHADPLQTEVETLTAHWNLYISLAGFSVGLLVVPLLGSWSDLKGRRHVLIISNLGMAVQAVVYLVVMYLKLPVVYFLLGRLLSGLSGDFNAILAGCFAYVADISDRRSRTFRVAVLEACLGLSGMLASIIGGQWRRAQGYINPFWLVVATNLASALYAFLFVRESVVPDPSAKLLTLRHYKAVWHLFSTGGSTSEAGGRFHRCKLWLYMLCFFLVVTVHFGCRELYVLYELSSPLCWGPALIGYGSAAQHLAYLSSLLGLKIMQRCMEDSWVALVGLASNIMGLVVFSVADTTQLMFTGYGLCFLFMAATPVLRSKLSKLVDPSEQGALFACVACVESLCLLVGSGVFNSLYPATLHFMKGFPFLFAVFILFVPAGIIGTLQCLDQRRELRDSTAS, from the exons ATGGACGAACCGGACACGGCGGAGATTCTTCCCGCCGACCTGCTCAGCGCCACATCCACTGACGGTGAAACCAACGGTTCATTTGCCCACAAAGAGGAGGCTGAAGTACCGACGACACGCTCCGTGCGGCCGCCGTGTTCCTGCTCGCTGCCGGTGTCCGTGGAGCCCGTGTTGTTCCTCTCCATGTTCTCTCTGGCCCTGCAGGCGCCTCTTTCCACGCAGTATCTGTGGGACCGCATCAGCGAGGACCTCGGCTATAACGGCTCCAAGAGGTCGGAGTGCACTAACGGCTCCGGGCACGCGGACCCTCTGCAAACG GAGGTGGAAACCTTGACAGCCCACTGGAACCTGTACATCAGTCTTGCCGGCTTCTCTGTCGGCCTGCTGGTGGTGCCTCTGCTGGGCTCGTGGAGTGACCTCAAAGGTCGCCGACATGTCCTCATCATCTCCAACCTGGGCATGGCCGTCCAAGCGGTGGTTTACCTGGTGGTGATGTACCTGAAGCTGCCTGTGGTCTACTTTCTCTTGGGCAGGCTGCTTAGCGGACTTTCAGGTGATTTCAACGCCATCCTTGCAGGCTGCTTCGCATATGTGGCTGACATCAGCGACAGAAGGTCTCGCACCTTCAGGGTGGCCGTCTTGGAGGCGTGTCTGGGCCTTTCAGGGATGCTGGCGAGCATCATAGGAGGGCAGTGGCGGCGGGCACAAGG GTACATCAACCCCTTCTGGCTGGTCGTGGCCACTAACTTGGCTTCGGCCCTGTACGCCTTCCTCTTTGTCCGTGAATCTGTTGTGCCCGACCCAAGTGCCAAGCTCCTCACGCTCCGTCACTATAAAGCTGTCTGGCACCTCTTCTCAACGGGAGGCAGCACCAGTGAGGCGGGTGGAAGGTTTCACAGATGCAAGCTGTGGCTTTACATGCTGTGTTTCTTCCTGGTTGTGACGGTTCACTTCGGCTGCAGGGAGTTGTATGTGTTGTATGAGCTGAGCTCCCCGCTGTGCTGGGGGCCGGCCCTCATCGGATACGGGTCAGCAGCGCAGCACCTGGCCTACCTCAGCAGTCTGCTGGGGCTGAAGATCATGCAGCGCTGCATGGAGGACTCCTGGGTGGCTCTCGTGGGTCTGGCCTCCAACATCATGGGGCTGGTGGTGTTCTCTGTAGCTGACACCACCCAGCTCATGTTTACAG GTTACGGTCTGTGTTTCCTCTTCATGGCTGCGACGCCTGTGCTCAGGTCAAAGCTGTCCAAGCTGGTGGACCCATCAGAACAAG GTGCCCTGTTTGCCTGTGTTGCCTGTGTGGAGAGCTTGTGTCTTCTGGTGGGCAGTGGTGTCTTCAACTCGCTGTACCCAGCCACACTGCACTTCATGAAGGGCTTCCCCTTCCTTTTTGCTGTCTTCATCCTCTTCGTCCCCGCTGGAATAATTGG GACCCTGCAATGTTTGGACCAGAGAAGAGAGCTCAGAGACTCCACAGCATCCTGA